In Ciconia boyciana chromosome 3, ASM3463844v1, whole genome shotgun sequence, a genomic segment contains:
- the FOXA2 gene encoding hepatocyte nuclear factor 3-beta isoform X2 — protein MLGAVKMEGHEHTDWSNYYGEPESYSSVSNMNAGLGMNSMNTYMTMSAMSTTANMTAATSMNMSYANTGMSPSLTGMSPGAGAMPGMGSAGVAGMGAHLSPSMSPMGGQAGSMNALAPYTNMNSMSPIYGQSNLNRSRDPKTYRRSYTHAKPPYSYISLITMAIQQSPNKMLTLSEIYQWIMDLFPFYRQNQQRWQNSIRHSLSFNDCFLKVPRSPDKPGKGSFWTLHPDSGNMFENGCYLRRQKRFKCEKQLAAKDSGGAGGGAGGGGKKGPGQPPSQPLGEGSSSGGSEGSAGAESPASASPCQDHKRALADLKGTPGLSPGEPAASPAQHLLAPPHAGLPHDAHLKPEHHYAFNHPFSINNLMSSSEQQHHHPHHHHHHHHKMDLKAYEQVMHYSGYASPMPGSLAMGPVTNKNGLESSPLAGETSYYQGVYSRPIMNSS, from the exons ATGCTGGGAGCGGTGAAAATGGAAGGCCATGAGCACACGGACTGGAGCAACTACTACGGGGAGCCCGAG AGCTATTCCTCGGTGAGCAACATGAACGCGGGGCTGGGCATGAACAGCATGAACACGTACATGACCATGTCGGCCATGAGCACCACGGCCAACATGACGGCTGCCACCTCCATGAACATGTCCTACGCCAACACGGGCATGAGCCCCTCGCTCACCGGCATGTCCCCGGGCGCGGGGGCCATGCCCGGCATGGGCTCGGCCGGCGTGGCGGGGATGGGCGCCCACCTGAGCCCCAGCATGAGCCCCATGGGGGGCCAAGCGGGCTCCATGAACGCCCTGGCCCCCTACACCAACATGAACTCCATGAGCCCCATCTACGGGCAATCCAACCTCAACCGCTCGCGGGACCCCAAGACCTACCGGCGGAGCTACACGCACGCCAAGCCGCCCTACTCCTACATCTCCCTCATCACCATGGCCATCCAGCAGTCGCCCAACAAGATGCTGACGCTGAGCGAGATCTACCAGTGGATCATGGACCTCTTCCCCTTCTACCGCCAGAACCAGCAGCGCTGGCAGAACAGCATCCGCCACTCGCTCTCCTTCAACGACTGCTTCCTCAAGGTGCCCCGCTCCCCGGACAAGCCGGGCAAAGGCTCCTTCTGGACGCTGCACCCCGATTCGGGCAACATGTTTGAGAACGGCTGCTACCTGCGCCGCCAGAAGCGCTTCAAGTGCGAGAAGCAGCTGGCCGCCAAGGACAGCGGtggggcaggcggcggggcgggcggcgggggcaaGAAggggcccgggcagccccccagccagcccctgggGGAAGGCAGCTCCTCGGGGGGCTCCGAGGGCTCGGCCGGCGCCGAGTCCCCGGCCAGCGCCTCGCCGTGCCAGGACCACAAGCGCGCCCTGGCCGACCTGAAGGGCAcgccggggctgagccccggggAACCGGCGGCATCGCCGGCCCAGCACCTCCTGGCCCCCCCGCACGCCGGCCTGCCCCACGACGCCCACCTCAAGCCCGAGCACCACTACGCCTTCAACCACCCCTTCTCCATCAACAACCTGATGTCCTCCTCCgagcagcagcaccaccaccctcaccaccaccaccaccaccaccacaaaatgGACCTGAAGGCCTACGAGCAGGTGATGCACTACTCGGGCTACGCCTCGCCCATGCCCGGCAGCCTGGCCATGGGGCCCGTAACGAACAAAAACGGCTTAGAGTCCTCCCCTTTAGCCGGAGAGACTTCTTACTACCAAGGTGTGTATTCCCGGCCCATCATGAACTCCTCCTAA
- the FOXA2 gene encoding hepatocyte nuclear factor 3-beta isoform X1 has protein sequence MHSTSSMLGAVKMEGHEHTDWSNYYGEPESYSSVSNMNAGLGMNSMNTYMTMSAMSTTANMTAATSMNMSYANTGMSPSLTGMSPGAGAMPGMGSAGVAGMGAHLSPSMSPMGGQAGSMNALAPYTNMNSMSPIYGQSNLNRSRDPKTYRRSYTHAKPPYSYISLITMAIQQSPNKMLTLSEIYQWIMDLFPFYRQNQQRWQNSIRHSLSFNDCFLKVPRSPDKPGKGSFWTLHPDSGNMFENGCYLRRQKRFKCEKQLAAKDSGGAGGGAGGGGKKGPGQPPSQPLGEGSSSGGSEGSAGAESPASASPCQDHKRALADLKGTPGLSPGEPAASPAQHLLAPPHAGLPHDAHLKPEHHYAFNHPFSINNLMSSSEQQHHHPHHHHHHHHKMDLKAYEQVMHYSGYASPMPGSLAMGPVTNKNGLESSPLAGETSYYQGVYSRPIMNSS, from the exons ATGCACTCCACTTCCAGTATGCTGGGAGCGGTGAAAATGGAAGGCCATGAGCACACGGACTGGAGCAACTACTACGGGGAGCCCGAG AGCTATTCCTCGGTGAGCAACATGAACGCGGGGCTGGGCATGAACAGCATGAACACGTACATGACCATGTCGGCCATGAGCACCACGGCCAACATGACGGCTGCCACCTCCATGAACATGTCCTACGCCAACACGGGCATGAGCCCCTCGCTCACCGGCATGTCCCCGGGCGCGGGGGCCATGCCCGGCATGGGCTCGGCCGGCGTGGCGGGGATGGGCGCCCACCTGAGCCCCAGCATGAGCCCCATGGGGGGCCAAGCGGGCTCCATGAACGCCCTGGCCCCCTACACCAACATGAACTCCATGAGCCCCATCTACGGGCAATCCAACCTCAACCGCTCGCGGGACCCCAAGACCTACCGGCGGAGCTACACGCACGCCAAGCCGCCCTACTCCTACATCTCCCTCATCACCATGGCCATCCAGCAGTCGCCCAACAAGATGCTGACGCTGAGCGAGATCTACCAGTGGATCATGGACCTCTTCCCCTTCTACCGCCAGAACCAGCAGCGCTGGCAGAACAGCATCCGCCACTCGCTCTCCTTCAACGACTGCTTCCTCAAGGTGCCCCGCTCCCCGGACAAGCCGGGCAAAGGCTCCTTCTGGACGCTGCACCCCGATTCGGGCAACATGTTTGAGAACGGCTGCTACCTGCGCCGCCAGAAGCGCTTCAAGTGCGAGAAGCAGCTGGCCGCCAAGGACAGCGGtggggcaggcggcggggcgggcggcgggggcaaGAAggggcccgggcagccccccagccagcccctgggGGAAGGCAGCTCCTCGGGGGGCTCCGAGGGCTCGGCCGGCGCCGAGTCCCCGGCCAGCGCCTCGCCGTGCCAGGACCACAAGCGCGCCCTGGCCGACCTGAAGGGCAcgccggggctgagccccggggAACCGGCGGCATCGCCGGCCCAGCACCTCCTGGCCCCCCCGCACGCCGGCCTGCCCCACGACGCCCACCTCAAGCCCGAGCACCACTACGCCTTCAACCACCCCTTCTCCATCAACAACCTGATGTCCTCCTCCgagcagcagcaccaccaccctcaccaccaccaccaccaccaccacaaaatgGACCTGAAGGCCTACGAGCAGGTGATGCACTACTCGGGCTACGCCTCGCCCATGCCCGGCAGCCTGGCCATGGGGCCCGTAACGAACAAAAACGGCTTAGAGTCCTCCCCTTTAGCCGGAGAGACTTCTTACTACCAAGGTGTGTATTCCCGGCCCATCATGAACTCCTCCTAA